From the genome of Nitrospira sp., one region includes:
- the bioF gene encoding 8-amino-7-oxononanoate synthase: MFKEYLQNLQDQHLLRRLRTIASSTGPTVKLDGHTVILLSSNNYLGLATHPAVIEAAVEATRQYGAGSGASRLVCGTLTPHEELETALARFKDTEATLTFAAGYLANISAVQALIGKDGLILADRLCHASLIDGCRLSGATFRIYHHRDMNHLEQLLGRRPPGKPTLIVTDGIFSMDGDIAPMRDIALLAEQYGAAVYVDDAHGTGILGETGRGTLEHCDVETRIPYHMGTLSKAIGSAGGYLAGSAEFVAYLVNTCRAFTYTTAPTPAAAAAATAALRVIRQEPERRARLWRNRHRLAQGLSGLGFQLAASESPILPVIVGDPDRAMSLAHTLLTLGVYAPAIRPPTVPASTSRIRFTITADHTDEHIDQALAALAQAGRSLNII; encoded by the coding sequence ATGTTCAAGGAATATCTTCAGAATTTGCAGGACCAGCACCTACTCCGCCGGCTGCGCACCATTGCCTCGTCCACGGGACCGACGGTCAAGCTTGACGGGCACACCGTGATCCTGCTTTCCTCAAATAATTACCTGGGCCTGGCCACCCACCCGGCCGTCATAGAAGCGGCCGTCGAAGCGACGCGTCAATACGGGGCAGGATCCGGGGCCTCGCGTCTCGTCTGCGGCACCCTTACGCCCCACGAAGAACTCGAAACGGCACTCGCCCGGTTCAAAGACACTGAAGCCACACTCACCTTCGCAGCCGGCTATCTGGCGAATATCAGCGCCGTTCAGGCGCTGATCGGGAAAGACGGACTCATCCTCGCCGACCGCCTCTGCCACGCGAGTCTGATCGACGGCTGCCGCTTGAGCGGCGCCACATTTCGCATCTACCACCACCGGGATATGAATCACCTGGAGCAACTGCTTGGCCGCCGGCCCCCCGGCAAACCGACCCTCATCGTCACCGATGGAATTTTCAGTATGGATGGGGATATCGCACCGATGAGGGACATCGCCCTCTTGGCGGAACAGTATGGCGCCGCCGTCTATGTCGACGATGCGCACGGCACGGGAATCCTTGGGGAAACAGGGCGAGGCACCCTCGAACATTGCGATGTCGAAACGCGCATCCCCTATCACATGGGCACCTTGAGCAAGGCGATCGGGAGCGCCGGAGGTTACCTGGCCGGATCAGCCGAATTCGTAGCCTATCTCGTGAATACCTGCCGCGCCTTCACCTATACAACCGCCCCCACACCGGCCGCCGCCGCGGCCGCCACGGCGGCGCTCCGCGTGATCCGGCAAGAGCCTGAGCGGCGAGCCAGATTGTGGCGGAATCGCCATCGCCTTGCGCAAGGACTCAGCGGCCTCGGCTTCCAGCTCGCCGCTTCGGAGAGCCCCATTCTTCCAGTCATCGTCGGCGATCCCGATCGCGCGATGAGCCTCGCCCACACACTGCTCACACTGGGAGTCTATGCCCCCGCGATTCGCCCACCGACCGTGCCGGCGTCCACGAGCCGGATTCGCTTCACGATCACCGCCGATCACACTGATGAGCACATCGACCAGGCGCTGGCAGCGCTGGCGCAGGCAGGTCGTTCGCTCAACATAATCTAA
- a CDS encoding tetratricopeptide repeat protein, with protein sequence MSYRIKVPAKVDPLDEAHLLTGVERFLLVLQEQRRAVLVGLGVLLVAAAVVAGVIWYDYQATLKARELDQEATLHYLNRPADDPKKSHEQLAQAINLYKQVVDQYPRSPVAPLALFHLGNAQVLANEVDAGIETYKRFMLLHGSNTSLLGLVQQRMAYAYLLKGDRDQAVKAFTGILEIPGALNKDHVLFELAKLEESQSRPEGALAHYQDLMKNYPNSPFTSEAAVRVKVLEVKKSPESPAAAATPAPAVTAPAPQPETPAKSSSKSAAAPSKKKP encoded by the coding sequence ATGAGTTATCGAATCAAAGTTCCCGCAAAGGTCGATCCGCTCGATGAAGCGCATCTGCTGACCGGAGTTGAGCGGTTTCTGCTCGTCTTGCAGGAACAGCGGCGGGCGGTTCTGGTCGGACTGGGAGTCTTGCTCGTTGCCGCGGCGGTGGTTGCCGGGGTCATTTGGTATGACTACCAGGCCACGCTGAAGGCACGTGAACTCGATCAGGAAGCGACGCTGCACTATCTCAACCGACCGGCTGACGATCCGAAAAAATCTCACGAACAGCTTGCGCAGGCCATCAATCTCTACAAGCAGGTAGTGGATCAATATCCACGGAGCCCCGTTGCTCCCCTGGCCCTGTTCCATTTAGGGAATGCTCAGGTGCTGGCGAATGAGGTTGATGCAGGGATCGAAACCTACAAACGATTCATGTTGCTCCATGGTTCCAATACCTCGCTCCTGGGGCTTGTTCAGCAGCGGATGGCCTACGCCTATTTGCTGAAGGGGGATCGTGATCAGGCGGTGAAGGCGTTTACCGGCATCCTCGAGATCCCCGGTGCACTCAATAAAGACCACGTGCTCTTTGAGTTGGCCAAATTGGAAGAATCGCAGTCCCGTCCTGAGGGGGCCCTCGCGCACTACCAGGATTTGATGAAAAATTATCCTAACTCGCCCTTCACCAGTGAAGCGGCCGTGCGAGTGAAGGTGCTGGAAGTGAAGAAGTCTCCGGAAAGCCCGGCGGCGGCTGCCACACCTGCGCCGGCCGTGACTGCGCCCGCTCCTCAACCTGAGACGCCTGCTAAGTCTTCAAGCAAGTCTGCCGCGGCGCCCTCCAAGAAAAAACCGTAA
- a CDS encoding transglycosylase SLT domain-containing protein, with product MHARFLVTGARALPLLSFWLLSLSWPTLAGAELPPPPHADTPATAETMQEDVPPSIQEPEYSLDEEDHATAAELEAVEPPAPIASEPSTEVPPAEALLQLKPLNGTTARFTDLLTPPAEVAQEEAAAQGQESEEATAYNVPIVLDPSVQGHIRFFNVSIRNRFEQWLIRLSHYRPLVDSIFSEFQLPSDLIYLSLVESGFNPHAYSRARAAGPWQFMKGTAKVYGLRVDSYVDERRDPVKSTVAAARYLRDLYDLFGTWPLAMAAYNAGEGKVMRALHTAQAESFSDIAKTRLIRRETKEYVPRFMAATIIAKNPDRYGFPQNDVRPHQFEEVVVKRPIHFKAIANVTGISYQELKVLNPELRRDATPPDDAEYHLKVPVGTREKVEQLLDRAPTHKFAPLPVPVRVRHVKPEPESGHWYRVRVGDSLEKIAKRFNISVKTLKSNNNLTGPTIKAGSRLVIAN from the coding sequence ATGCATGCACGTTTCCTGGTCACAGGTGCTCGCGCGCTGCCGCTTCTCTCTTTCTGGCTGCTCTCTCTCTCGTGGCCGACTCTCGCAGGGGCGGAGTTGCCGCCCCCTCCCCACGCTGATACACCGGCGACCGCGGAGACCATGCAGGAGGACGTTCCACCTTCTATTCAGGAACCGGAATACTCGTTGGACGAAGAAGACCACGCCACTGCCGCGGAACTCGAAGCCGTTGAGCCCCCGGCCCCCATTGCCAGCGAACCGTCGACCGAAGTCCCGCCGGCCGAAGCGCTCCTTCAGCTCAAGCCGCTCAATGGCACCACCGCTCGATTTACAGACCTGCTGACACCGCCAGCAGAGGTGGCTCAGGAGGAAGCGGCGGCGCAGGGGCAGGAATCGGAGGAAGCCACGGCCTACAACGTGCCGATTGTGCTCGACCCATCCGTTCAAGGTCATATTCGCTTTTTCAACGTCTCTATCCGCAATCGATTTGAACAGTGGCTCATCCGCCTCAGCCACTATCGCCCGCTGGTTGATAGCATCTTCTCCGAATTCCAGCTTCCCAGCGATCTCATCTATCTGTCTCTGGTTGAAAGCGGATTTAACCCCCATGCCTATTCCCGCGCCCGGGCGGCCGGTCCGTGGCAATTCATGAAGGGGACCGCCAAGGTCTATGGGCTGCGTGTCGACAGTTACGTGGACGAACGACGAGACCCTGTGAAATCGACCGTTGCGGCTGCCCGCTACCTGCGGGACCTGTACGACCTATTCGGCACCTGGCCTCTGGCTATGGCCGCCTACAACGCCGGGGAAGGTAAGGTGATGCGGGCGCTCCATACGGCGCAAGCGGAGAGCTTTTCAGACATTGCCAAAACACGGCTGATCCGGCGGGAAACGAAAGAATACGTCCCCCGATTCATGGCCGCCACCATCATCGCCAAGAATCCGGACCGTTATGGCTTTCCGCAGAACGACGTGCGGCCTCACCAATTCGAGGAAGTGGTCGTAAAACGCCCCATCCACTTCAAGGCGATTGCGAATGTGACGGGTATTTCGTACCAGGAACTGAAGGTGCTCAACCCGGAGTTACGGCGCGATGCCACGCCCCCGGACGATGCCGAATATCACCTGAAGGTTCCGGTCGGCACCAGAGAGAAGGTCGAACAATTGTTGGATCGGGCCCCGACACACAAATTCGCGCCGCTTCCGGTCCCCGTCAGGGTCCGGCACGTCAAGCCTGAGCCGGAATCCGGTCATTGGTATCGGGTCCGAGTGGGCGACTCTCTGGAGAAAATCGCCAAGCGATTCAACATCTCCGTCAAAACCCTCAAGTCCAACAATAACCTGACAGGTCCCACCATCAAGGCAGGAAGCCGTCTAGTCATTGCGAACTAA
- a CDS encoding alanine--glyoxylate aminotransferase family protein — protein sequence MLKRYLLAPGPTPVPPEVLLAMARPMIHHRAPEFDKLFAEVREDLKWLFQTRNDVLILAASGTGGMEGSVSNFLSPGDKALTINGGKFGERWTKLCKTFGAQVTELKVEWGRAVDPQAVADALKKDPSIKAVYVQASETSTAVAHDVKALADIVKGYEETILVVDAITALGVLDLKTDAWGLDVVITGSQKALMLPPGLAFASVSEKAWRLADKAKNAAFYFNFKRERENQQKSTTAYTPAVSLILGLKEVMNILKAEGLEAVFARHAMLATAMREGIKAAGLSIFPQERPSDALTAISAPEGVDGQAVYKNLRTQYGMTAAGGQDHLKGKIFRISHMGYIDSFDVITALAAVEMVIKGLGYPIKLGSGVAKAQEIIMGKS from the coding sequence ATGTTGAAACGGTATTTGCTAGCTCCCGGACCCACCCCCGTTCCTCCGGAGGTGTTACTGGCGATGGCCAGACCGATGATTCATCACCGGGCGCCTGAATTCGATAAACTCTTTGCCGAGGTTCGTGAGGACTTGAAGTGGCTATTTCAAACCAGGAACGATGTCTTGATTCTTGCGGCATCCGGCACCGGAGGCATGGAGGGGTCGGTCTCGAACTTCTTGTCCCCGGGCGATAAAGCCCTCACGATCAACGGCGGTAAGTTCGGCGAGCGTTGGACGAAGCTGTGTAAGACGTTCGGAGCGCAGGTCACCGAGTTGAAGGTCGAGTGGGGGCGCGCGGTAGATCCGCAGGCCGTCGCGGATGCCTTGAAGAAAGATCCGTCGATCAAAGCCGTCTATGTGCAGGCGAGCGAAACCTCCACGGCTGTGGCGCATGACGTCAAGGCGCTGGCCGATATCGTCAAAGGGTATGAGGAGACGATTCTGGTCGTGGATGCCATCACCGCGCTGGGAGTGCTCGACCTTAAGACCGATGCCTGGGGCCTCGACGTGGTTATCACCGGTTCGCAGAAGGCGTTGATGTTGCCGCCGGGGCTGGCCTTCGCCAGCGTGAGTGAAAAAGCCTGGCGATTAGCCGACAAGGCCAAGAACGCCGCGTTCTATTTCAATTTTAAGCGCGAGCGGGAGAATCAACAGAAAAGTACGACGGCCTATACGCCGGCCGTGTCCCTCATTCTCGGCCTGAAGGAAGTGATGAACATTCTGAAAGCCGAGGGACTGGAAGCCGTCTTCGCCCGTCACGCGATGTTGGCGACGGCGATGCGGGAGGGCATCAAGGCCGCCGGGCTTTCCATCTTCCCTCAAGAGCGTCCGAGCGATGCGTTAACCGCGATTTCGGCGCCTGAAGGTGTGGACGGACAGGCCGTCTATAAGAATTTGCGGACCCAATATGGAATGACGGCGGCGGGTGGTCAGGATCACCTGAAGGGCAAAATCTTCCGTATTTCTCACATGGGGTATATCGATAGTTTTGACGTCATCACGGCCCTGGCGGCGGTGGAGATGGTCATCAAGGGGCTGGGCTATCCCATAAAACTCGGTAGCGGGGTGGCAAAGGCTCAAGAAATTATTATGGGCAAGTCTTAG
- a CDS encoding phosphoglycerate dehydrogenase — protein sequence MKILVSDSLSKQGVEVLEKAGFTVVVKTKLPKEELLKEIKDADGLIVRSGTKVTAEVIAAASQLKVVGRAGSGLDNVDTPAATRRGIVVMNTPGGNTVTTAEHTMAMIFSMSRRIPQATASTKGGKWEKEKFMGVELYNKVLGIVGVGQIGGYLTKLAQGVGMQVMAYDPYLAPERAEKMGVTIVELDELFRRADVISVHTPLTPETKALINAQAIAKMKTGVMIANCARGGIVHEGDLCEALKSKKVAAAAFDVFEDEPVKPDNPLLGLDNFICSPHIGASTTEAQENVAIGIAEQIVEYFTKGIARGAVNIPSVSPELLPKLQPYLSLGERVGLLQSQLLEGGLERLTVEYSGEVAGLNVAPLTIAVLKGLLTPILEDPVNYVNAPVVAKERGIEVKEVKISDAGDFASVIRVRVEGGKKSHQVAGTLYHRKDPRIIEIDQFKVEVVPDNHLLLIQNEDRPGVIGTVGHILGDHNINIARMQCSREERGGKALQIFGLDAPLPKSVLDQITNSKHILSVKVADLSKGL from the coding sequence ATGAAAATATTGGTCAGCGATAGTCTCTCGAAGCAGGGTGTCGAGGTATTGGAGAAGGCCGGCTTTACGGTGGTGGTGAAAACCAAACTGCCGAAAGAAGAGCTGCTGAAGGAAATCAAGGACGCGGACGGACTGATCGTCCGCTCCGGGACGAAAGTCACCGCGGAAGTCATCGCGGCCGCCAGCCAGCTGAAGGTCGTCGGGCGAGCCGGTTCCGGCTTGGACAATGTCGATACCCCGGCCGCCACGCGCCGCGGCATCGTCGTCATGAATACACCCGGTGGCAACACCGTGACGACTGCCGAGCATACGATGGCCATGATTTTCTCGATGTCGCGCCGCATCCCGCAAGCGACCGCCTCGACGAAGGGCGGGAAGTGGGAAAAAGAAAAGTTCATGGGCGTGGAGTTGTACAACAAAGTGCTCGGCATTGTCGGCGTCGGCCAAATCGGCGGGTATCTCACCAAGCTTGCACAGGGAGTAGGGATGCAGGTGATGGCCTACGATCCCTATCTGGCCCCGGAGCGTGCGGAAAAAATGGGTGTGACCATCGTCGAGCTGGACGAACTGTTCCGCCGAGCTGATGTCATTTCCGTCCACACTCCGCTGACCCCGGAAACCAAAGCCCTGATCAATGCGCAAGCCATTGCCAAGATGAAGACCGGCGTCATGATTGCCAACTGTGCGCGTGGCGGGATCGTCCACGAGGGGGATTTGTGCGAGGCGCTCAAGTCTAAAAAGGTTGCCGCCGCGGCATTCGATGTGTTTGAGGATGAGCCGGTGAAGCCGGACAATCCGCTCCTGGGGTTGGATAATTTTATCTGCTCCCCGCACATCGGCGCCTCCACCACGGAAGCGCAGGAAAATGTGGCGATCGGCATCGCCGAGCAGATCGTGGAGTATTTCACGAAAGGGATTGCCAGGGGCGCGGTGAATATTCCCTCGGTCTCGCCGGAGCTCTTGCCGAAACTCCAGCCGTATTTGTCGCTTGGCGAACGTGTCGGCCTCTTGCAGTCGCAGTTGCTGGAAGGTGGGCTGGAGCGCTTGACCGTCGAGTACAGTGGAGAAGTCGCCGGGCTGAACGTGGCGCCATTGACGATTGCGGTTCTGAAGGGGCTCCTGACCCCAATCCTTGAAGATCCGGTCAACTATGTGAACGCGCCCGTCGTCGCCAAGGAACGTGGCATTGAAGTCAAAGAGGTGAAGATCAGTGATGCCGGAGACTTTGCCAGCGTGATCCGGGTGCGGGTTGAGGGTGGGAAGAAGTCTCATCAGGTTGCCGGAACGCTCTACCACCGGAAGGATCCGCGCATCATTGAGATCGACCAGTTCAAGGTGGAAGTGGTGCCGGACAACCATCTCCTGCTGATCCAGAACGAGGATCGTCCCGGGGTGATCGGCACGGTGGGGCATATCCTCGGCGATCACAACATCAATATTGCGCGTATGCAGTGTTCGCGGGAAGAGCGTGGCGGCAAAGCCTTGCAGATTTTCGGGCTCGATGCGCCGCTTCCTAAGTCGGTCCTCGATCAGATTACGAACAGCAAGCACATCCTTTCCGTGAAGGTCGCCGACCTGTCGAAAGGGTTGTAG
- the hisZ gene encoding ATP phosphoribosyltransferase regulatory subunit, whose translation MGALSLKASSSSSPLVAGRERSLIPVGMSTILPDAARRIRQLEQTLLAVLARGGYEEIILPMFEYLDVLAPGLESELIEKCYQLVDRTTGRLMLLRPDATAQIARTVAMGMMGERLPLRLCYRTSVFRYEREHAGRDREIFQVGAELIGVDGVAGDAEVLTLLLECLAQVGLSSFKVAVGHVGFFTALLAKSGLSLEGQKRVEQAAARKDMPLLEELLTREGIPRSTGRVILEALDLCGGPEVLVRGRKLVGRDRTLLRPLDRLAQVYERLVSPGQQAVLLDLGEFRGFEYYDGIVFDVFAPGIGAELGGGGRYDHLMGRFGRTAASTGFGLDVDRLFRALDASGVVTPPHSGPSTTAGSKPVAAEPRRRRSRV comes from the coding sequence ATGGGCGCTCTTTCGTTGAAGGCTTCCTCTTCCTCCTCGCCTCTGGTGGCAGGTCGGGAACGGTCGCTCATTCCGGTTGGAATGAGCACCATTCTTCCTGACGCCGCTCGACGTATCCGACAGCTCGAGCAGACGCTGCTGGCCGTGCTTGCCCGCGGGGGCTACGAAGAAATCATTCTGCCGATGTTCGAGTACCTGGACGTCCTCGCGCCAGGCCTGGAATCTGAACTGATCGAGAAATGTTATCAGCTGGTCGATCGGACGACGGGCCGGTTGATGCTGCTGCGTCCGGATGCCACGGCACAGATCGCCAGGACGGTCGCCATGGGGATGATGGGGGAGCGGCTTCCGCTGCGGTTATGTTATCGCACTTCCGTGTTCCGCTATGAGCGTGAGCACGCGGGCCGCGACCGCGAGATTTTTCAAGTCGGAGCGGAACTCATCGGTGTGGACGGGGTTGCCGGAGATGCCGAGGTGCTGACACTTTTGCTGGAATGTTTGGCACAGGTCGGATTGTCTTCATTCAAGGTTGCCGTCGGCCATGTCGGATTTTTTACGGCGTTGCTGGCCAAGTCCGGCTTATCACTCGAGGGGCAGAAGCGTGTGGAGCAGGCTGCTGCGCGGAAAGACATGCCGCTGCTTGAGGAATTGCTGACACGCGAGGGGATACCTCGGTCGACGGGGCGGGTCATTCTCGAAGCGCTGGATTTGTGCGGTGGGCCTGAGGTCTTGGTGCGCGGGAGAAAGTTGGTGGGGCGCGACCGGACCCTCCTGAGACCACTCGATCGCCTTGCGCAGGTCTATGAGCGATTGGTGTCGCCCGGGCAGCAGGCGGTGTTGCTCGATTTGGGCGAGTTCCGCGGGTTTGAATATTATGACGGGATAGTCTTCGACGTCTTTGCGCCGGGTATCGGGGCGGAGCTGGGAGGCGGGGGCCGATACGACCATTTAATGGGCCGGTTCGGTCGGACCGCGGCTTCTACCGGGTTTGGTCTCGATGTCGATCGTCTGTTTCGAGCCCTCGATGCGTCCGGTGTGGTGACGCCGCCTCACTCCGGTCCCTCTACAACCGCTGGCTCCAAGCCGGTTGCGGCAGAACCGCGACGGCGCAGGAGCCGGGTATGA
- the dnaB gene encoding replicative DNA helicase has product MKSLSVVDLTSPKLPPQNVEAEQSVLGAILLDNTAMAKVMELLTDEEFYRTAHRKIYQAMLELSDRGEVIDQITLTECLKARSELEAVGGSAYLAELVQVVPTAANVRYHSKIVRDKALLRGLIQTSTEVVTRGYDGTVAVDELLDFAERSVFSLAQGKLDRSFTPVNQIIKESLDVVDKLSKRKERVTGVPTGFIDLDDLTAGLQPSDLIVIAGRPSMGKTSLALGMAQHAALHAGTVVGIFSLEMSKPQLVLRMLSSEARVDSHALRTGRLQKEDWWRLAEAAGKLEQAPIYIDDSGAVTVQQMRGKARRLKAERGLDLLIVDYLQLMQGKSDSESRQQEISDISRSLKTLAKELNVPVIALSQLSRAVEARKPPVPMLADLRESGAIEQDADVVMFIYREEVYEPATERKGIAEILVSKHRNGPIGKRDLFFHDRFAKFENLESREVV; this is encoded by the coding sequence ATGAAGTCGCTCTCCGTGGTTGATCTCACCTCCCCCAAATTGCCGCCGCAGAACGTCGAGGCCGAACAGTCGGTGCTCGGCGCGATCTTGTTGGATAACACGGCGATGGCCAAGGTGATGGAGCTACTGACGGACGAGGAGTTTTACCGGACTGCGCATCGCAAGATTTATCAAGCCATGCTGGAGCTGTCCGATCGCGGCGAAGTCATCGATCAGATTACGCTCACGGAATGCTTGAAGGCGCGCTCTGAGCTCGAAGCGGTCGGAGGATCCGCCTATCTAGCCGAGCTCGTTCAGGTGGTGCCGACGGCGGCCAATGTCCGCTATCACAGCAAGATCGTTCGGGACAAAGCGCTGTTGCGAGGGCTCATTCAGACCTCGACAGAGGTCGTGACGCGCGGGTATGACGGGACGGTGGCAGTCGATGAGCTGTTGGATTTTGCCGAGCGTTCGGTCTTCAGCCTTGCTCAGGGAAAGCTGGATCGTTCCTTTACTCCGGTCAATCAGATCATCAAAGAGAGTCTCGATGTCGTCGACAAGCTGTCCAAGCGCAAGGAACGTGTCACGGGCGTACCGACCGGCTTTATCGATCTGGATGATCTGACCGCCGGATTACAGCCGTCGGACTTGATCGTCATTGCCGGCCGTCCGAGTATGGGCAAGACCAGTCTGGCGCTTGGGATGGCGCAGCATGCCGCGCTGCATGCCGGCACCGTCGTCGGCATTTTCAGCCTCGAAATGTCGAAGCCGCAACTCGTGCTCCGCATGTTGAGTTCCGAGGCCCGCGTCGATTCGCATGCGCTCCGGACCGGTCGGTTGCAAAAGGAAGACTGGTGGCGCCTTGCGGAAGCGGCCGGGAAGCTGGAGCAGGCGCCGATCTATATCGACGACTCCGGCGCCGTGACGGTGCAGCAGATGCGCGGGAAAGCGAGGCGGCTCAAGGCTGAGCGTGGCCTCGATCTGTTGATTGTCGACTATCTCCAGCTCATGCAAGGGAAGAGCGACTCCGAGTCACGGCAGCAGGAAATTTCCGACATTTCCCGTTCCTTAAAAACCCTGGCGAAAGAGCTGAACGTGCCGGTCATCGCCCTGTCACAGTTGAGTCGCGCAGTGGAAGCCCGGAAGCCCCCGGTCCCTATGTTGGCCGACTTGCGGGAAAGCGGCGCGATCGAGCAGGACGCCGATGTCGTGATGTTTATCTATCGTGAAGAAGTCTACGAACCCGCGACGGAGAGAAAAGGCATCGCAGAAATTCTGGTCAGTAAGCATCGTAACGGACCGATCGGGAAACGGGACCTATTTTTCCACGACCGGTTTGCCAAGTTCGAGAATCTCGAGAGTCGCGAGGTCGTTTGA
- a CDS encoding tetratricopeptide repeat protein, translating to MPSSSDSRASYHFLLGYQAELDQETELAIKEYQLALQTDPASNYLKARLAVLYFTAGDVPSAVRFADEVADVPGLDAQMLGQIGGMYAAAGKPDKALRLFNRAIEQEPQRSEHFFAKGLLQANQKQYVEAEDTIRAGIKISPDSAVGYYYLGRIGVEARDFDKATTHFEQAVALNPAFEPAYVALGSVYEAKQDRDKAIGIYRRYLQGVNPKNRDIRHHLIRLQVSAKQYDDALRELQEMLAEDPSDLDAQLRMGLVYGEQKDYPKAIQQLKQILTVRPTELKVRDYLGYLYEETKDYANAMEAYRYNLTLEPSYFEGHLHLGVLQYRTKQYAEAIQHLREASRLNPKQPEAHIVLGLSHFQVEQYEPSLQAFQEGIRHNPENADLHFNAGTAYDKLNRFDEVVKSMQTTLALDPHHADAMNYLGYSYAERGVKIEEAIALTKQAVALRPTNGYYVDSLAWAFFKKGLLAEALAEMKRAVALVGDDPVIYEHLGEIYLKQQHLSDGREALLHSLELDPSNDKLMQRFRELGLGDPAKEERIRQALRRVSDRKGATPAPAQQ from the coding sequence ATGCCCTCATCCTCAGATTCTCGCGCGTCCTACCACTTTCTCCTCGGATACCAGGCCGAGTTGGATCAGGAGACGGAACTGGCGATCAAGGAATATCAACTTGCCCTGCAAACGGATCCCGCTTCGAACTATCTCAAAGCCAGGCTGGCCGTGCTCTACTTCACCGCGGGGGATGTGCCGTCGGCGGTGCGCTTTGCGGATGAAGTGGCCGATGTGCCGGGGCTGGATGCGCAGATGCTGGGGCAAATCGGCGGCATGTATGCGGCCGCAGGCAAGCCCGACAAGGCGCTGAGACTCTTCAATCGTGCCATTGAGCAGGAACCTCAGCGTAGCGAGCATTTCTTTGCCAAGGGGCTGTTGCAAGCCAATCAGAAACAATATGTTGAAGCCGAAGACACGATTCGCGCTGGGATCAAGATCAGCCCGGACTCGGCAGTCGGGTACTACTATTTAGGTCGGATCGGGGTCGAAGCCAGAGATTTTGACAAGGCGACGACTCATTTCGAGCAGGCGGTGGCACTGAATCCAGCCTTCGAACCCGCCTACGTGGCTCTAGGGTCTGTGTATGAAGCCAAACAGGATCGGGACAAGGCGATCGGGATCTATCGTCGCTACCTGCAGGGTGTGAATCCAAAAAATCGGGACATCCGGCATCACCTCATTCGGCTGCAAGTCTCCGCGAAGCAGTACGACGATGCGCTCCGAGAATTGCAGGAGATGTTGGCGGAAGATCCGTCGGACCTCGATGCTCAGCTCCGGATGGGGCTGGTCTATGGGGAGCAGAAGGACTACCCCAAAGCCATTCAGCAGTTGAAACAAATCCTCACGGTGCGGCCGACCGAACTGAAGGTTCGTGACTACCTGGGGTATTTGTATGAAGAGACCAAGGATTACGCCAATGCGATGGAGGCCTATCGGTACAATCTGACGCTGGAGCCTTCGTATTTCGAGGGGCATCTGCATTTGGGCGTGCTCCAGTACCGGACCAAGCAGTATGCCGAAGCCATTCAGCACCTTCGCGAAGCCAGCCGGTTGAATCCCAAGCAGCCGGAGGCCCATATCGTCCTGGGGTTGTCACATTTTCAAGTCGAACAATATGAGCCTTCCCTTCAGGCGTTTCAGGAAGGGATTCGCCACAATCCGGAGAATGCGGACCTGCATTTCAACGCGGGAACCGCGTATGACAAGCTGAATCGATTCGACGAGGTCGTGAAGTCCATGCAGACGACGCTCGCCCTGGATCCGCACCACGCCGATGCCATGAACTACCTAGGGTATAGCTATGCAGAACGCGGCGTGAAGATCGAAGAAGCGATTGCACTGACCAAGCAGGCCGTCGCACTTCGACCGACCAACGGGTATTACGTCGATAGTCTGGCCTGGGCCTTTTTCAAGAAGGGTCTGCTGGCTGAAGCGCTGGCGGAGATGAAACGGGCGGTTGCGCTGGTCGGCGACGATCCCGTGATTTATGAACATCTCGGCGAAATCTACTTAAAGCAGCAACATCTCTCGGATGGTCGGGAAGCGCTCCTGCATTCGCTGGAACTGGATCCGTCCAACGACAAGCTGATGCAGCGATTCCGTGAACTGGGTTTGGGTGATCCCGCCAAAGAAGAACGCATTCGCCAGGCGCTCCGGCGCGTTTCAGATCGCAAGGGCGCCACTCCGGCTCCCGCTCAGCAGTAA